GGTCATTTAAACCTTGATAAAAAGAGTTAGTCGTATCTTGGTCATAACGCATACGAGCATATGTATAAAGCTTTCCAAGTTTCTTCGAGATTTCATCTTGGTATTGAAGTGCTTCATATAACGTTTTTGATGATTCTCCAAGCTTACCTTTAAACTCTTTTAGCTTCGGTAGCATATCTTTGATTTCTTGGAATTCTTTCTCCCAATCATCATCAGTTGCATAAATATCTTCTAAGTCCCATGTTAACTCTTTTGGAATTTCATCACGTTTTGGTAGTGATGCCGTTTGATTTGCCATAAGAAAACCTCCAAATATTCGAATTTTTTAGAGTTTATTTTGCTCCAATACAATATTTCGTGATAAAACAGCAATCTCCTTTATATTTTTAAAAAATATTTTTGTACTCGAAATAAATTTCATTTGTTTCGTGAAATATCATTTCCATTTTCTTTTGGACAAATGCATCGTCATGTATTAAAGTATCTAATGATTTATTTACGGTTATATGTTTCTTAATCATGTAAACGCCTATATAACACTTTTTTAAGACATGAAAATGACAAAGCACATCAAAATATTCAGTGATTGTTTTACGAAGCATATCTTTAATGTGAACACCAATCTCAGCCATTAAAAACGGGCCATCTTCACAGATCTCTACGTAATTATTTATAATATTTGATATGGTTAATTGACTATTTATAGGTGTACGATTAATAACATTTAATACAAGATGCGATTGCCATAACTCAGGAGCTGTCGTAAAGAGAAAGTTTGATTTTAACGGAAGACAGCAAAGTGCAGGTACATAATTTAAATTTAGCTGATGCTGTAAAAATAGTGGTAGCACAAACGCTTCTGCTTTTGACAGCGACAAATATCTTTTCGTTCGCTTTTTCATAATCTCCTTTTTCCAAGATTCAAGGTAACTGATATCATATTTATGAGGAGAGGTGACCGTGTTTCCTGTAGAGAGTGACAATGTGAAGAGGTTAAGTGGGCTTATTGAATACGTTAACTCAATTGGATAGGCCATCATTTTTTTGGAGTTTATATATCTAAACCGTGATAAAACGATCCACCGTTTCTTTTTAGGATCTAAGTATAGTGAATAAAGTTGAGGGTGTGCTTGTATGAAGTGATGATGTAACGTGTTACGTGGAAAAACAATTGAATGTTTTTGTATAGATTCTGATTGAAAACCGACCCATATCGGTTTTATATTGTAAATTTCATATTCGTTCGTTCTATTTATCAGTTCTTTTATTGGTATTGCCGATCTTTGCAATTCAAAAGCAATTGGCTGATTTCTTATATTGACGAATACATCTGCCCGTTGTTTTATGTGAGGAAAATATTTCTCTAACGTTGGTGAGTAACCATGTATTTCTAACCAGTGCGCGAGCTCCAATTTTCCATCTAGATGTTCTTTTGATTCACCGCCTCGATTTAAACTGCACGACGAGTTCGATATATGAGCAAAATGCCACGCCTGTTTATCACCAAGTTTTAATATGAGTCTATCCTCACATATAGGACAACAAAAAGGAGAGATCGCCTCTAACTCACGCAATTCATCTTCAGTCCAATGCTTTTCACGTAGGTGAACCATCTTCGCGTGTTGATGCACTGCAAAAAACATGTCTCATATAACACCTCCAATTCGATTTAGTTATATATTACAAAAACACGAACGTATGTTCAAGCATGACAATAAACAAAACTTGGCTTTTCGTTAAAGAGATTCTTAGTAAGCGAAGTGTGCTTACATAGAAGCTCTTATGCTTTAGTGCAAGTCTAAATAAGGAACTTCGGCTAAAGTCGATCACGTCCTGTGATCAACACCGAAGCCACCACCTCCTGTGGAAGTAAGCCTTAGTTGCCACAAGCTCAACTCCTATGATTAAACGCCGAGTTGCGACGAGTAACCGCAGGAGCAACGAGTATCGGCTTCCTCGAAATCCCTTCGAGCTGCGACGAGTAACCGCAGGAGCACTTACTATCGACCATAAATTTATAAATTCTGATAGTATAAAGAAAACTTCCCGATTGGCGAGCCTATAAGGCGAAGACAGAGGCGTAGTTGCGACGAGCTATACTCCTTGATTATGCTTCGAGCTGCGACGAGTAACCGCAGGAGCCGACGCACAGGATGTGCTAGCACCGGCGTTCCAACAGGACGTCTGGTCTTTAGCCGGTATGCCTTACTATACACATAAAAATTTTCACTACGTCGAAATTGCTTCTTAGCTAAAATTTTATACGCTTATAGTGTAAAAAAACTGCCTCAAAATGATATCCATTAATGAGACAGTCTTTTTACTATAAAAGTGGTGATAACAGCCTTGAAGTTGATTCGATTAATTTGTGTGCAAATGAACGTCTTTTGAACGCATCATAACGAATGACCGTCGAATGTTCCATATCGTACACGAAATCACTAACTAACGATTCAACACTTCGTGTACGGTAAAGAAATGCGTTGGCTTCAAAATTTAAATGGAAACTTCTCATATCCATATTCGCAGTTCCAATCGACGCTATTTCATGATCAACGATGATGAGCTTACTATGCATAAAACCTCTGTGGTATTCGTAAATTTTCGCTCCTGCTTCTAGCAGTTCCGGAAAGTACGAACGAGACGCATAAAATACGATTCTTTTATCGGGACGGCTTGGTACTAATATGCGAACATCGATACCACTTAAAGAAGCAATTTTAATTGCACTTAACATATCATCGTCGGGGATAAAATATGGCGATGCAATCCAAATGGATTTTTTTGCAGAAGTTATCATTGTAAAAAATAATTTCTTCAAGACTTCCCACCTGGTGTCAGGTCCACTTGCAATCATTTGTACGCCGCCTTCACTTTTTGCAATTGGTAAACTCGGAGATAAATAACTTTGCTTTAAGGCTGCCTCTCCCGTCGCATAATGCCAATCTCTAAGGAAAATGAGCTGTAAACTTCTAACAGCCTCTCCTTGTACTAACAAGTGTGTATCTCTCCAATGCCCAAAGTAACGGTCCTTCCCTAAATATTCATCACCGATATTTAATCCACCAATAAAGGCATACTTTGCATCAACAACAATAATTTTACGATGATTACGGTAATTAATTTTGTTCGTGAAAATCGGAAACCTTACAGGTGAGAATGGTACCATTTGGACCCCTGCTTCT
The Bacillus shivajii DNA segment above includes these coding regions:
- a CDS encoding competence protein CoiA, which encodes MFFAVHQHAKMVHLREKHWTEDELRELEAISPFCCPICEDRLILKLGDKQAWHFAHISNSSCSLNRGGESKEHLDGKLELAHWLEIHGYSPTLEKYFPHIKQRADVFVNIRNQPIAFELQRSAIPIKELINRTNEYEIYNIKPIWVGFQSESIQKHSIVFPRNTLHHHFIQAHPQLYSLYLDPKKKRWIVLSRFRYINSKKMMAYPIELTYSISPLNLFTLSLSTGNTVTSPHKYDISYLESWKKEIMKKRTKRYLSLSKAEAFVLPLFLQHQLNLNYVPALCCLPLKSNFLFTTAPELWQSHLVLNVINRTPINSQLTISNIINNYVEICEDGPFLMAEIGVHIKDMLRKTITEYFDVLCHFHVLKKCYIGVYMIKKHITVNKSLDTLIHDDAFVQKKMEMIFHETNEIYFEYKNIF
- the cls gene encoding cardiolipin synthase codes for the protein MLKRIQITVFLIIISFLLYITRGYWENWLVGGVSIIFSLSAFFIALVIFLENRNPTKTVTWLVVLGTFPIVGFFFYLMFGQNHRKRKSFTKKAILDEQAFYKIEGNRPLDESKLNEMRDHQQKLFRLAHKLANNPVSFQSDTKVLTDGKETFTHIKHALRKAEDHIHLEYYIVRDDEIGQEIKDILIQKAKEGVVVRFLFDAVGCFKLNKSYIYELREAGVQMVPFSPVRFPIFTNKINYRNHRKIIVVDAKYAFIGGLNIGDEYLGKDRYFGHWRDTHLLVQGEAVRSLQLIFLRDWHYATGEAALKQSYLSPSLPIAKSEGGVQMIASGPDTRWEVLKKLFFTMITSAKKSIWIASPYFIPDDDMLSAIKIASLSGIDVRILVPSRPDKRIVFYASRSYFPELLEAGAKIYEYHRGFMHSKLIIVDHEIASIGTANMDMRSFHLNFEANAFLYRTRSVESLVSDFVYDMEHSTVIRYDAFKRRSFAHKLIESTSRLLSPLL